The Litchfieldia alkalitelluris genome has a window encoding:
- the fliL gene encoding flagellar basal body-associated protein FliL — protein MNSKLITIMFIIIGAITLVAGTAFVVLTKFAGEQVEKEPTIDEIIASTVEVPEITTRLLSNDYLRISFNIETNSEKAKEELDKRQFQVKNLIIKELSDMNSEEFKGEDGISQLEHRLKDRINELMQEGKVVNVYATSFLPQ, from the coding sequence GTGAACAGTAAGCTAATTACAATCATGTTCATCATAATTGGAGCCATTACATTGGTAGCTGGGACAGCATTTGTTGTTTTAACAAAATTCGCAGGAGAACAAGTGGAGAAAGAACCAACAATAGATGAAATTATAGCTTCCACAGTAGAGGTACCTGAAATCACAACTAGGTTATTAAGCAATGATTATCTAAGGATTTCTTTTAATATAGAAACAAATAGTGAAAAAGCAAAAGAAGAGTTGGATAAAAGGCAGTTTCAAGTGAAAAACCTCATCATTAAGGAATTATCTGATATGAACTCAGAAGAATTTAAAGGTGAAGATGGAATTAGTCAATTAGAACATAGACTTAAGGATCGAATTAATGAGCTTATGCAAGAAGGTAAAGTTGTTAATGTCTATGCAACCTCCTTTCTTCCTCAATAA
- a CDS encoding flagellar FlbD family protein yields MVTLTRLNGKNFTLNALYIEQIESFPDTTITLTNGKKFVVKEAESDVVSKVSTFYQSIQILGLHKHMEEDNSEQ; encoded by the coding sequence TTGGTCACTTTAACTCGTTTAAATGGTAAAAACTTCACATTAAATGCTTTATATATTGAACAAATAGAATCCTTTCCTGATACCACTATTACACTAACAAACGGTAAGAAGTTCGTGGTTAAGGAAGCGGAATCAGACGTTGTGAGTAAAGTCTCGACGTTTTATCAAAGTATACAAATACTTGGACTTCATAAACACATGGAGGAAGACAATAGTGAACAGTAA
- the flgG gene encoding flagellar basal body rod protein FlgG: MLRSMYSGVSGMKNFQTKLDVIGNNIANVNTYGYKKGRITFQDLITQQIAGSQAPTETKGGVNAKQVGLGSTISTIDTLHTAGSLQITSRSLDLALTGEGFFIVAAIKDPAQVNIDANGVSEDNQITGPLNEAMDLNFTRAGNFYMDQDGYLVTAEGFYVLGDTGAKATTTPPTWGDATSGQTGLIQIPKTAKSFSIAQDGMVTFINENGILNTAGQLQVASFSNPGGLEKSGGNLYRLTANSGALDKNVDGIIDIADLVTPGTEGTGSLLSGALEMSNVDLSEEFTEMIVAQRGFQSNTKIITTSDEILQELVNLKR; encoded by the coding sequence ATGTTACGTTCAATGTATTCAGGTGTAAGTGGAATGAAAAACTTTCAGACGAAGTTAGATGTAATTGGTAACAATATTGCGAATGTTAATACTTACGGATATAAGAAAGGTAGAATTACATTTCAAGATCTAATTACTCAACAAATTGCAGGTTCGCAAGCTCCAACAGAAACAAAAGGTGGAGTAAATGCAAAACAAGTTGGGCTTGGTTCAACAATTTCAACAATTGATACTCTTCATACTGCAGGTTCACTACAAATAACATCACGTTCATTAGATCTTGCTTTAACAGGTGAAGGATTTTTCATTGTAGCGGCAATTAAAGATCCTGCACAGGTTAATATCGACGCTAATGGTGTAAGTGAAGATAATCAAATTACAGGTCCATTAAATGAAGCAATGGACTTGAACTTCACTCGTGCAGGTAACTTTTACATGGATCAAGATGGTTATCTTGTAACAGCAGAAGGATTTTATGTTCTTGGTGATACCGGTGCGAAAGCGACAACAACTCCACCAACATGGGGAGATGCTACAAGTGGACAAACTGGTCTAATCCAGATTCCAAAAACTGCTAAGAGTTTTAGTATCGCTCAAGATGGTATGGTAACATTTATTAATGAGAATGGTATCTTAAATACAGCCGGTCAGTTACAGGTTGCTAGTTTTTCAAACCCTGGTGGTTTAGAGAAGTCTGGTGGAAACTTATATCGATTAACTGCCAACTCGGGTGCTCTTGATAAAAATGTCGATGGAATCATTGATATAGCTGATTTAGTAACACCTGGTACAGAAGGAACAGGTTCTTTACTTTCAGGTGCACTAGAAATGTCAAATGTTGATTTATCTGAAGAATTCACAGAAATGATTGTGGCACAACGTGGATTCCAATCAAATACTAAGATCATTACTACATCTGATGAGATATTACAAGAATTAGTTAATCTGAAAAGATAA
- a CDS encoding TIGR02530 family flagellar biosynthesis protein: MNNRISTYQAHQLAQLAQHKQRNQVKQANTESFQGILNDAVNSSLKISKHAQQRLDERKISLNQSEWNKINELVQVAKDKGINESLVLTTNAALIVNAKNSTVITAMGRNEAKSQIFTNINGTIVID; this comes from the coding sequence ATGAATAATCGAATATCAACATATCAGGCACATCAGCTTGCACAACTCGCACAACATAAACAACGGAATCAAGTGAAACAGGCCAATACTGAGTCTTTTCAAGGGATTCTAAATGACGCCGTTAACTCGTCCTTAAAAATAAGTAAACACGCACAACAACGACTTGATGAAAGGAAAATATCACTTAATCAAAGTGAGTGGAACAAGATAAATGAATTAGTACAAGTGGCTAAAGATAAAGGTATAAATGAGTCTCTTGTATTAACAACCAACGCTGCACTTATTGTAAATGCTAAAAATAGTACGGTGATCACTGCCATGGGGCGTAATGAGGCAAAATCACAAATCTTCACGAATATTAATGGAACTATTGTTATAGATTGA
- the flgD gene encoding flagellar hook assembly protein FlgD: MTNAIDSSLYLSNNTTKLKTNSNVLGKDDFLKILMVQLQNQDPSKPMEDKEFISQMATFSSLEQMTNMTSLLEKFVTSSSYDSLIKYSELIGKQVEWKETTSVLDENGNEQPFEKTSQGIVKSVSQNGQDYSIELQDGTIFSSKLITKVSQVQDQASQV; this comes from the coding sequence ATGACAAATGCTATAGATTCATCTCTATATTTATCCAATAATACAACAAAACTAAAAACGAACTCTAATGTGTTAGGGAAAGATGATTTCTTGAAAATTCTTATGGTGCAATTGCAAAATCAAGACCCTTCTAAACCAATGGAAGATAAAGAGTTTATTTCACAGATGGCCACTTTTTCATCGTTAGAGCAAATGACAAATATGACGTCATTACTGGAAAAGTTCGTTACAAGCTCATCTTATGATTCTTTAATTAAGTATAGTGAGCTCATTGGTAAACAGGTGGAGTGGAAAGAAACAACGTCAGTTTTGGATGAAAACGGAAATGAACAACCCTTTGAAAAAACAAGTCAGGGTATTGTAAAATCAGTTTCTCAGAATGGTCAAGATTACTCAATAGAACTTCAAGATGGAACCATTTTTTCATCTAAGCTTATTACAAAAGTTAGTCAAGTCCAGGATCAAGCAAGTCAGGTATAA
- a CDS encoding flagellar hook-length control protein FliK, with protein MNSGLESMLNIKTKTDIGKLLNKKTEMGTHSFSQYLVETQISGKPVTDVNKTTHQEDYLFVTEDLLSFVKTGDSYLFVNDEALENDIDVHSILNLLPESSANEIRGLLTNNNSIDLSLSDGLEAEKVVTLLMILSQQEKSGKEIQLPARTIEGIKQLFSKNYKVTVSPINNSLSTLLVDFNIQLALNNPKKDLSSLSDVFIQVVDENVAFVQDTSGPNTPVSDAMVVLMDNIVETSSLIHHSADTNVENRPASIIFSSTHPRGDRNEGTKREVEDNRPALITFSSTHPRGVRNEGAKREVEDNEGTIDRKNPVFTIHEHSLETLTSIILNLSHYLVGEKTGINDDTEVKQTIGTFNISSENQLRQQQQQRVNSSIEQTLAMTLNELQIPEKSELVSLITATIDLSDSLGLEESTSSVREEIRNLIQINFSENEVVDLEIKLKQFISENTNMTAPKNIFIQDFSKAEVELSDESNDDQKQLGLSKHGFNLVVAQEPVFQIPQGENQIEVLTSSSKQMGEINIETRNGLTGLESAHSSLLDIELSELLINIEIQKSFSDNQKSLLMEVMKLFLQKTNSPDNQELNLKSLVQGIISDVEQQSMVVFTDKQVEFLKLKLGEFIKEIRSLEPASPQENSRIVDDKTLGLNNNSLIEKTNTQQQIPSVDGFRRNNLQSPLHRQINEHIQVSSFDRNIRLNNQVNEQNSLLHSERTNQPKNNQTQDGYVAKPLLQPNSKLFLKPNINQLTVPREYNSQKDLLGLGDQKVPAKTVVQNVNQVINQLLEYNQIELEVLSMIDSVGEYSEEQKLSLLNLVNNMILEESTLKESKNLIKQNIVEIFKEFNHTEIEQEVDVLVERIGDLLNRKNLFFENTPVKQTLMQDSLVSESESTTEQMVQNKIFTNEKQLLKPFEEIKSNSLGNTVQAPVLNSEKVTSNNSGRFFETLNQQLGDTFKGQLKTNKQQNGFDFGIGNTVKVSSLVEESSLQIQDSSVQEPIKSSPRESVANSLFNIDVTDQVKPFSLENPTVTRLQQYVIHIGQPTGGSQTKNEFISQFYEVLSNSKFKTIANGHSQMVIKFKPEHLGSLIVKLTQVDGEFSVKIITASNGAKELVESNIHQLRALFQIQGLTFDKLETYSQQQYSDLLRDPPDSEKENQQQQQRRKNEKDHLTPEESFKDSLQDEILNISV; from the coding sequence GTGAATAGTGGTTTAGAATCAATGTTGAATATTAAGACTAAAACCGATATAGGGAAGTTATTGAACAAAAAAACTGAAATGGGTACTCATTCCTTTTCACAGTATTTAGTTGAAACGCAAATCTCAGGTAAACCTGTTACAGACGTAAATAAGACGACTCATCAGGAAGATTATTTATTCGTAACAGAAGATCTACTAAGTTTTGTAAAGACTGGAGATAGTTATTTATTTGTGAATGATGAAGCATTGGAAAATGATATAGATGTTCATTCAATACTTAATCTCTTACCTGAATCAAGTGCAAATGAAATTAGAGGTTTATTAACAAACAATAATTCAATTGACTTATCTCTAAGTGATGGATTGGAAGCTGAAAAAGTTGTAACACTTTTAATGATTTTAAGTCAACAGGAAAAAAGTGGCAAGGAAATTCAGTTGCCAGCTAGGACGATTGAGGGAATAAAACAATTGTTCTCAAAAAACTATAAAGTAACTGTAAGTCCAATCAATAATAGTTTGTCAACATTATTAGTAGACTTCAACATACAGTTAGCACTTAATAATCCAAAGAAGGATTTGTCTAGTCTGAGTGATGTATTCATTCAAGTTGTTGATGAAAATGTTGCTTTTGTTCAAGACACTAGCGGGCCAAATACACCTGTTTCTGACGCAATGGTGGTCTTAATGGACAACATTGTTGAAACGTCTTCACTTATTCATCATTCCGCAGACACGAATGTTGAAAACAGACCTGCTTCAATTATTTTTTCTAGTACACATCCGCGTGGTGATAGAAATGAAGGTACCAAAAGAGAAGTTGAAGATAACAGACCTGCTTTAATCACCTTTTCTAGTACACATCCGCGCGGTGTTAGAAATGAAGGTGCCAAAAGAGAAGTTGAAGATAACGAAGGAACTATTGACAGGAAGAACCCAGTATTTACAATTCATGAGCATAGTCTAGAAACACTAACTTCTATTATTTTAAACCTTAGTCATTACTTAGTTGGAGAAAAAACTGGTATAAATGATGATACTGAAGTTAAACAAACTATAGGAACTTTTAATATATCTTCAGAAAATCAATTGAGACAGCAACAACAACAAAGAGTTAATTCTTCTATAGAACAAACTTTAGCAATGACATTAAATGAGTTGCAAATCCCGGAAAAGTCAGAACTTGTTTCTTTAATAACAGCTACGATCGACCTAAGTGATAGTCTGGGGCTTGAAGAATCTACTTCTAGTGTAAGAGAGGAAATAAGAAATCTAATTCAGATTAACTTTTCGGAAAATGAAGTAGTTGATTTAGAAATCAAATTAAAGCAGTTTATAAGTGAAAATACTAACATGACTGCTCCAAAAAACATATTTATTCAAGATTTCTCGAAAGCTGAAGTAGAATTAAGTGACGAAAGTAATGATGATCAAAAACAACTTGGATTATCAAAGCATGGATTTAATCTTGTTGTTGCTCAAGAGCCTGTATTTCAAATACCACAAGGTGAAAATCAAATAGAAGTTCTCACTTCTAGCAGCAAACAGATGGGTGAAATAAATATTGAGACCAGAAATGGTCTAACAGGTCTTGAATCTGCTCATAGTAGCTTATTAGATATAGAGCTGTCAGAGCTATTAATAAATATAGAAATACAAAAAAGTTTTTCCGACAATCAAAAATCATTACTAATGGAGGTAATGAAACTTTTCTTGCAGAAAACTAACTCACCTGATAATCAAGAATTAAATTTAAAATCATTAGTCCAGGGGATAATTAGTGACGTTGAGCAACAATCTATGGTTGTATTCACGGATAAACAAGTGGAATTTCTTAAATTAAAGTTAGGTGAATTCATAAAAGAAATTCGCTCGCTTGAACCTGCTTCACCGCAAGAAAATTCAAGAATAGTTGATGATAAAACACTTGGTCTTAATAATAATAGCTTAATTGAAAAAACAAACACACAACAACAAATCCCATCAGTAGATGGATTTAGAAGAAATAACTTACAATCACCACTTCATAGACAAATTAACGAACATATTCAAGTAAGTTCCTTTGATAGAAATATAAGGCTTAACAATCAGGTAAACGAGCAAAATAGTTTATTGCATTCAGAGAGAACTAACCAACCTAAGAATAACCAAACTCAAGATGGGTATGTCGCAAAACCATTGCTACAACCTAACAGTAAATTGTTTTTAAAACCTAATATAAATCAATTAACTGTACCTAGAGAGTATAATAGTCAAAAAGATCTACTAGGTCTAGGTGATCAAAAAGTTCCAGCAAAAACAGTAGTTCAAAATGTGAACCAGGTAATTAATCAACTATTAGAATACAATCAGATTGAGCTTGAAGTACTATCTATGATTGATTCTGTTGGAGAGTACTCTGAGGAGCAAAAACTATCATTACTAAATCTAGTTAATAACATGATCTTAGAAGAAAGTACATTGAAAGAATCTAAAAATTTAATCAAACAAAATATCGTAGAGATTTTTAAAGAGTTTAACCACACTGAAATTGAGCAGGAAGTAGATGTACTGGTCGAAAGAATAGGTGATTTATTAAATCGTAAGAACTTATTTTTTGAAAATACCCCTGTTAAACAGACTTTAATGCAAGATAGTCTTGTTAGTGAATCAGAATCTACGACAGAACAAATGGTTCAAAACAAAATTTTCACAAATGAAAAACAACTTCTAAAACCTTTTGAGGAGATTAAAAGTAATAGCTTAGGAAATACTGTTCAAGCTCCCGTGTTGAACTCTGAAAAAGTTACTAGCAATAATTCTGGGCGCTTTTTCGAAACATTGAATCAACAACTTGGTGATACTTTTAAAGGACAATTAAAAACAAATAAACAACAAAATGGATTCGATTTCGGAATAGGGAACACTGTTAAAGTTTCTTCATTAGTAGAAGAGAGTTCTTTACAGATACAGGATTCTAGTGTACAAGAACCAATAAAATCGTCACCTAGAGAATCGGTTGCGAATTCACTTTTTAATATTGATGTAACTGATCAGGTAAAACCTTTTAGTCTGGAAAATCCAACTGTGACTAGGTTACAACAATATGTGATTCATATTGGCCAGCCGACAGGTGGATCGCAGACGAAAAATGAGTTTATTAGTCAATTCTATGAGGTTTTAAGTAATAGTAAATTTAAAACCATAGCTAATGGTCATTCACAAATGGTCATAAAATTTAAACCTGAACATTTAGGCTCGTTGATTGTAAAGTTGACTCAAGTTGATGGTGAATTTTCGGTCAAGATTATTACTGCATCAAATGGTGCTAAAGAATTAGTTGAATCCAATATCCACCAATTAAGAGCGCTATTTCAAATACAAGGTTTAACTTTCGATAAATTAGAAACATATTCACAGCAGCAATATAGCGACTTATTAAGAGATCCACCCGATTCAGAGAAAGAAAATCAACAGCAACAACAACGTAGAAAGAATGAGAAGGACCATTTAACTCCTGAAGAATCGTTTAAAGATAGTTTGCAAGATGAAATCTTAAATATAAGTGTTTAG
- a CDS encoding MotE family protein yields METIEEKEYNKIQWFLFVVIIPILFTVVLSLVLMQVAGINVFSHAKAIVQKIPGVSMMIKDENAIAQEKLEEKLSNEIANLQTDINHKDDTIEKLEASIQSKESELTTLKQELSQLNFQLAEMKEDKIIEENAVKDMTELYELMTPKKAAQIIPNLDDEDAKKILTSLKTDKLAAIMEKMSPEDAAKYTKIIGE; encoded by the coding sequence ATGGAAACTATAGAAGAAAAAGAATATAACAAAATACAATGGTTTTTATTTGTAGTTATCATCCCAATCCTCTTTACAGTGGTGTTGTCGCTAGTCCTGATGCAGGTAGCCGGGATAAATGTTTTTAGTCATGCTAAAGCGATTGTTCAGAAAATACCTGGAGTATCGATGATGATCAAAGATGAAAATGCAATCGCCCAAGAAAAGCTTGAAGAAAAACTGAGTAATGAGATTGCGAACTTACAAACTGATATTAATCATAAGGACGATACAATCGAAAAGCTTGAGGCTTCAATACAATCAAAAGAAAGTGAACTAACAACACTAAAACAAGAGTTAAGTCAATTGAATTTTCAATTGGCTGAAATGAAAGAAGATAAAATAATTGAAGAAAATGCTGTAAAAGATATGACTGAATTATACGAGTTAATGACACCTAAGAAGGCTGCACAAATTATTCCGAACTTAGATGATGAAGATGCAAAGAAAATTTTAACATCCTTAAAAACGGACAAGCTTGCTGCCATAATGGAGAAAATGTCACCAGAGGATGCTGCAAAGTATACAAAGATTATTGGTGAATAA
- the fliJ gene encoding flagellar export protein FliJ has translation MAGHSHFHKLIKIKNSEKEEVLANYRSSLSEFENVAEQLYSFMKKKEDLMAVQQGKLSTGMSIYEMRHQQTFISNLEQTIMYYQQLVIRARNKMQFAQDKLIEKNIEVKKYETLQEKIYQETLETTKLIENKYMDEISVQQYINQGFRVMK, from the coding sequence GTGGCGGGACATAGTCATTTTCATAAACTAATCAAAATTAAAAATAGTGAAAAAGAAGAAGTGTTAGCAAACTATAGAAGCTCGCTTAGTGAATTTGAAAATGTGGCTGAGCAACTTTACTCCTTTATGAAGAAGAAAGAAGATTTGATGGCCGTGCAACAAGGCAAATTATCGACCGGAATGTCAATCTATGAAATGCGTCATCAACAAACATTCATTTCTAATTTAGAACAAACAATTATGTACTATCAGCAGCTTGTGATCAGAGCCAGAAATAAGATGCAATTTGCTCAAGATAAATTAATAGAAAAAAATATTGAAGTGAAGAAGTATGAAACTCTTCAAGAAAAGATCTACCAAGAAACTTTAGAAACAACTAAGTTAATTGAAAATAAATATATGGATGAAATTTCAGTCCAACAATATATAAATCAGGGTTTTAGGGTGATGAAATAA